In Porphyromonas cangingivalis, a genomic segment contains:
- the thrS gene encoding threonine--tRNA ligase, with protein MNINITFPDGSVREYASGVTALQIAESISSRLAQDVLAATVNGKIVDLSRPITEDAEVKLHKWDDAEGKHAFWHTSAHLMAEALQELYPGIKFGIGPAIEAGFYYDVDPGADVQIRESDLPAIEKKMQELAAQKSTLERREISKKDALDYWNGKGDEYKVELITDLEDGTITTYTQGGFTDLCRGPHLINTSPIKAIKLLSVAGAYWRGDETRRQLTRIYGITFPKKKMLDEYLELLEEAKKRDHRKIGKELELFAFSQNVGAGLPLWLPRGTQLRLSLEEYLKKIQKIHGYEQVMTPHIGHKNLYITSGHYAKYGADSFRPIQTPQEGEEFMLKPMNCPHHCEVYKTKPRSYKDLPVRLAEFGTVYRYEQSGELHGLTRVRGFTQDDAHLFCRPDQIKEEFIKVMDIIFIIFKALDFENFEAQISLRDKENREKYIGSEENWEKAEQAIIDACQEVGLQAKIEYGEAAFYGPKLDFMVKDALGRRWQLGTIQVDYNLPERFDLEYTGEDNKKHRPVMIHRAPFGSMERFVAVLIEHTAGRFPLWLAPDQVAILPISEKYNDYAYGVAKTLARNDIRAYVDDRNEKIGRKIRDNELKRIPYLLIVGEKEAETNSVSVRKHGEGDLGSEEITIFANRILSAVDEQMNSWRKE; from the coding sequence ATGAATATAAATATCACTTTTCCCGACGGCTCGGTACGTGAATATGCTTCAGGGGTGACTGCATTGCAGATCGCCGAAAGCATCAGTAGCAGGCTGGCACAAGATGTACTTGCAGCGACCGTCAATGGGAAGATCGTTGACCTTTCTCGTCCTATTACAGAGGATGCAGAAGTGAAGTTGCACAAGTGGGATGATGCCGAGGGCAAGCATGCTTTCTGGCACACAAGTGCTCACCTGATGGCAGAAGCCCTTCAGGAGCTTTACCCGGGCATTAAATTCGGGATCGGGCCTGCTATCGAAGCGGGTTTCTATTATGATGTCGATCCGGGTGCAGATGTACAAATACGTGAATCTGACCTACCTGCCATCGAGAAGAAGATGCAAGAGCTTGCAGCTCAAAAGTCTACTCTCGAGCGCAGAGAGATCTCCAAGAAAGATGCTCTCGACTATTGGAACGGCAAGGGAGACGAGTACAAGGTCGAACTCATCACCGACCTTGAAGACGGTACGATCACGACTTATACCCAAGGTGGATTTACAGACCTTTGTAGGGGACCACACTTGATCAATACTTCGCCCATCAAGGCGATCAAGCTCCTCAGTGTAGCAGGAGCTTATTGGCGTGGGGATGAGACTCGTCGTCAGTTGACCCGTATCTACGGTATCACTTTCCCAAAGAAGAAGATGCTTGACGAGTATCTCGAACTCCTCGAAGAAGCAAAGAAGCGTGACCACCGTAAGATCGGTAAGGAACTTGAACTCTTTGCATTCTCTCAAAATGTGGGAGCTGGCTTGCCATTGTGGTTACCAAGAGGGACACAGCTACGTCTCTCTCTCGAGGAATATTTGAAGAAGATCCAAAAGATCCACGGCTACGAGCAGGTGATGACCCCCCATATCGGTCATAAGAATCTCTATATAACCTCGGGGCACTACGCGAAGTATGGAGCAGACTCATTCCGCCCGATACAGACGCCACAAGAGGGCGAAGAGTTCATGCTCAAGCCGATGAACTGCCCTCACCACTGTGAAGTATACAAGACAAAACCTCGCTCGTACAAGGATCTACCTGTACGTCTCGCAGAGTTTGGCACGGTCTACCGCTACGAACAGAGTGGTGAGCTCCATGGACTTACCCGTGTGAGAGGGTTTACTCAGGATGATGCTCACCTCTTTTGTCGTCCCGATCAGATCAAAGAAGAGTTCATCAAGGTGATGGATATCATCTTCATCATCTTTAAGGCTCTTGACTTCGAAAACTTTGAAGCTCAGATCTCTCTCAGAGACAAAGAGAATAGAGAAAAATATATCGGCTCGGAAGAGAACTGGGAGAAGGCTGAACAAGCGATCATCGATGCTTGTCAAGAAGTGGGACTTCAAGCAAAGATCGAGTACGGAGAAGCTGCATTCTATGGTCCTAAGTTGGACTTCATGGTCAAAGATGCTTTGGGTCGCAGATGGCAGTTGGGTACGATACAAGTGGACTACAACTTGCCCGAAAGATTTGATCTCGAATACACCGGTGAGGATAACAAGAAGCACCGTCCGGTGATGATCCACCGTGCACCTTTCGGCTCCATGGAGCGTTTCGTAGCGGTACTGATCGAGCACACAGCAGGTCGCTTCCCTCTTTGGCTGGCACCTGACCAAGTGGCGATACTTCCTATCAGCGAGAAGTACAACGACTATGCCTATGGTGTGGCAAAGACTTTGGCACGCAATGACATCCGTGCATACGTCGATGATCGTAACGAAAAGATCGGTCGCAAGATCCGTGACAACGAACTTAAACGTATCCCATACCTCCTCATTGTCGGTGAGAAAGAAGCCGAAACTAACAGTGTATCTGTGAGAAAACATGGCGAAGGCGACTTAGGTTCGGAAGAAATTACTATCTTTGCGAACCGTATCTTGTCGGCAGTGGACGAACAGATGAACTCTTGGAGAAAGGAATAA
- the infC gene encoding translation initiation factor IF-3 → MANIRKPQDSKEQHRINDRIRAKEVRLVGDNVEQGVYTLAEAKRIADEQDLDLVEISPNADPPVCKVMDYQKFLYQQKKKQKEQKAKSVKVVVKEIRFGPQTDDHDYNFKLKHAKGFLEDGCKLKAYVFFRGRSILFKDQGEMLLLRFATDLEEFAKVDQMPVLEGKRMIMMFSPKKAGSGKKKEASKAKAQDEQEDNEE, encoded by the coding sequence ATGGCAAACATTAGAAAACCTCAGGATTCAAAAGAACAGCATCGTATCAACGATCGCATCCGAGCAAAAGAAGTGAGGTTGGTCGGTGATAACGTAGAGCAAGGCGTCTATACACTTGCAGAAGCTAAGCGCATCGCTGATGAGCAGGATTTGGATCTTGTGGAGATTTCTCCTAATGCGGATCCTCCTGTGTGCAAGGTGATGGACTACCAAAAGTTCCTCTATCAACAGAAGAAGAAGCAAAAGGAGCAAAAGGCCAAGTCTGTCAAGGTTGTTGTCAAGGAGATTCGTTTCGGGCCTCAGACGGACGACCACGACTACAACTTTAAGCTCAAGCACGCCAAAGGCTTCTTGGAAGATGGATGCAAGTTGAAGGCTTATGTCTTCTTCCGTGGACGTTCGATCCTTTTCAAGGATCAAGGCGAGATGCTTTTACTACGTTTCGCAACAGATTTGGAAGAGTTTGCTAAGGTCGATCAGATGCCTGTACTTGAAGGGAAACGAATGATCATGATGTTTTCTCCCAAGAAAGCCGGAAGCGGAAAGAAGAAAGAAGCCTCTAAGGCTAAGGCTCAGGACGAACAAGAAGACAACGAGGAGTAA
- the xerD gene encoding site-specific tyrosine recombinase XerD yields MGADILSSQNELLEDYTHYLLLERNLSQNTLQSYGNDIKHLLYFAEKEAKTVQELTYDDLQSFVSYLYDLGIAHSSVARVISGIKSFYRFLELEEVVSDNPTYLLESPYIGRTLPDILTVEEIDALISSIDTDTDIGVRNAAIIELLYSCGLRVSELCALTFPQLHLEAGFVQVIGKGNKERLVPMSPDATARISAYLPIRQRIEAKPTFGHHLFLNRLRTAISRQMIFMIIKDLAEVAGIKKSISPHTLRHSFATHLLEGGAHLQAIREMLGHVNIATTEIYTHIDRSKLRDEILQHHPRNK; encoded by the coding sequence ATGGGCGCAGACATCTTATCATCGCAGAACGAACTATTGGAGGATTACACACACTACCTCCTACTGGAGCGCAACCTCTCTCAGAATACGCTCCAAAGCTATGGTAATGATATCAAACACCTACTGTACTTTGCAGAGAAAGAAGCCAAAACAGTACAAGAGCTGACCTATGATGATTTACAATCCTTCGTAAGCTATCTCTACGACCTTGGAATAGCACACAGTTCAGTCGCCAGAGTTATTTCGGGCATCAAGTCGTTCTATCGTTTTTTGGAGTTGGAGGAGGTTGTCTCGGACAATCCCACTTATTTACTCGAATCACCCTACATCGGTCGCACATTACCCGACATCCTGACTGTCGAAGAGATAGATGCTTTGATCTCATCCATAGATACCGATACGGACATTGGTGTAAGGAATGCCGCCATCATCGAGTTGCTTTATAGTTGTGGACTACGTGTCAGCGAACTCTGTGCCTTGACCTTTCCTCAGTTGCACCTTGAAGCAGGCTTTGTCCAAGTGATCGGCAAAGGAAACAAAGAGCGTCTTGTCCCAATGTCTCCCGATGCCACCGCACGCATATCCGCCTATCTGCCTATTCGCCAGCGAATCGAAGCGAAACCGACGTTTGGGCATCACCTCTTCCTCAACCGCCTTCGCACAGCCATCAGTCGTCAGATGATCTTCATGATCATAAAAGACTTGGCAGAAGTGGCAGGAATCAAAAAAAGCATCTCACCTCATACGCTAAGACATTCGTTTGCAACACATTTATTGGAAGGAGGAGCACACCTACAAGCAATTAGAGAGATGCTCGGACACGTCAATATCGCAACCACAGAGATATACACCCACATCGATCGAAGCAAATTGAGAGACGAAATACTGCAACATCACCCCCGTAATAAATAA
- the rplT gene encoding 50S ribosomal protein L20 → MPRSVNHVASRAKRKRILKLTRGYYGARRNVWTVAKNTWEKGLTYAYRDRKNKKRNFRALWIQRINAAARLEGTTYSKLMGALHAKGIEINRKVLADLAMNHPEAFKAIVAQAK, encoded by the coding sequence ATGCCAAGATCAGTAAATCATGTCGCTTCAAGAGCGAAGAGAAAAAGAATTTTGAAGCTTACCCGTGGTTATTACGGAGCTCGCCGCAATGTGTGGACAGTAGCGAAGAACACATGGGAAAAGGGTCTTACTTATGCTTACAGAGACCGTAAGAACAAAAAGAGAAACTTCCGTGCACTTTGGATCCAGCGTATCAATGCTGCTGCACGCCTCGAAGGTACGACCTACTCAAAGCTTATGGGAGCTCTTCACGCTAAGGGTATCGAAATCAATAGAAAAGTCCTTGCTGACCTTGCGATGAACCACCCTGAAGCATTCAAGGCTATCGTAGCGCAAGCGAAGTAA
- the rpmI gene encoding 50S ribosomal protein L35 produces the protein MPKMKTISGAKKRFALTGSGKIKCKHAFKSHILTKKTKKQKRNLTNSSLVHKFDEKNVKTMLGLR, from the coding sequence ATGCCTAAAATGAAGACTATTTCCGGTGCCAAGAAGAGGTTCGCCCTCACCGGATCAGGTAAAATCAAGTGTAAGCATGCGTTCAAGAGCCACATCTTGACCAAAAAGACTAAGAAGCAAAAGAGAAACTTGACTAACTCATCTCTCGTACACAAGTTCGATGAGAAGAATGTCAAGACAATGCTTGGTCTTAGATAA